One Candidatus Coatesbacteria bacterium DNA window includes the following coding sequences:
- a CDS encoding radical SAM protein, with product MNILVLNPPFVKHFSREQRSAYAPRGGTLYFPLWLAWAAGMLERAGHTVKLVDCPAADIDLAGTLEIARELEPRLVIAATSAPSLAADINTLNALKEQQGGDVFTMLVGPHPTSIPELVLKAGGADLDAVAVGEYDYTVVEVADWLAGGGDLDELERIQGLAFLRDGGFVRTEARPLIPDLDDLPMLAEVYWNQGLNIRHYRYNPCRWPHVMTRASRGCPHRCTFCLFPHTFSGRRVRYRSLDKVLDEMEFIQSHWPKAKEIMFEDDTFTISNKRMHAFAEGYRQRGLKIKWSTNARADVDYEVLKDLKNAGLRMLCVGFESGSQRMLDAMRKGSTVERMRRFAADCKRTGVLFNAAFIIGTPGETVETIEESYRFARQLPLYTVQWLPLSLYPGTAAFEQLIGEGRITSADMHELTSSEAGDMVSNAAGGNLTPQEIDYYCDKGFRMIYLSPRFLLGKFFRTLVHWDEWSLIFPVGWKHLRYFFRNRFTPEGRKERRRNKEKVQAMERLAAERKAALAEEGDEGTA from the coding sequence GTGAACATCCTGGTCCTCAACCCTCCCTTTGTCAAGCACTTCAGCCGCGAGCAGCGCTCGGCCTACGCCCCGCGTGGCGGCACCCTCTACTTCCCCCTCTGGCTGGCCTGGGCCGCGGGGATGCTGGAGCGCGCCGGCCACACGGTCAAGCTGGTCGATTGCCCGGCGGCGGACATCGATCTCGCCGGCACCCTGGAGATCGCCCGGGAGCTCGAACCGCGGCTGGTCATCGCCGCCACCAGCGCGCCGAGTCTGGCCGCCGACATCAACACTCTCAACGCCCTCAAGGAGCAGCAGGGCGGGGACGTCTTCACCATGCTCGTCGGTCCGCACCCGACGAGCATCCCCGAGCTGGTCCTCAAGGCCGGCGGGGCGGACCTGGACGCCGTGGCCGTCGGCGAGTACGACTACACCGTCGTCGAGGTCGCCGACTGGCTGGCCGGCGGCGGGGACCTCGACGAGCTGGAGCGGATCCAGGGGTTGGCCTTCCTGCGCGACGGCGGGTTCGTCCGCACCGAGGCCCGGCCGCTGATCCCCGACCTCGACGACCTGCCGATGCTAGCCGAGGTCTACTGGAATCAGGGGCTCAACATCAGGCACTACCGCTACAACCCCTGCCGCTGGCCCCACGTGATGACCCGGGCCAGCCGGGGCTGCCCTCACCGCTGCACCTTCTGCTTGTTCCCCCATACCTTCTCCGGCCGCCGGGTGCGCTACCGCTCCCTGGATAAGGTCCTCGACGAGATGGAGTTCATCCAGTCGCACTGGCCGAAGGCCAAAGAGATCATGTTCGAGGACGACACCTTCACCATCAGCAACAAGCGGATGCACGCCTTCGCCGAGGGCTACCGCCAGCGCGGCCTGAAGATCAAATGGTCGACCAACGCCCGGGCCGACGTGGACTACGAGGTTCTCAAGGACCTCAAGAACGCCGGCCTGCGGATGCTCTGCGTGGGCTTCGAGTCGGGCTCGCAGCGGATGCTCGACGCCATGCGCAAGGGGAGCACCGTCGAGCGGATGCGGCGCTTCGCCGCGGACTGCAAGCGTACCGGCGTGCTGTTCAACGCCGCCTTCATCATCGGCACCCCGGGCGAGACCGTCGAGACCATCGAGGAGAGCTACCGCTTCGCCAGGCAGTTGCCGCTCTATACGGTCCAGTGGCTGCCCCTGTCCCTCTACCCGGGCACGGCAGCCTTCGAGCAGCTCATCGGCGAGGGGCGGATCACCTCGGCCGACATGCACGAGCTGACCAGCTCCGAGGCCGGGGACATGGTCTCCAACGCCGCCGGCGGCAACCTGACCCCCCAGGAGATCGACTACTACTGCGACAAGGGCTTCCGGATGATCTACCTCAGCCCCAGGTTCCTGCTGGGCAAGTTCTTCCGCACCCTGGTGCACTGGGACGAGTGGTCGCTGATCTTCCCGGTGGGCTGGAAGCACCTGCGCTACTTCTTCCGCAACCGCTTCACCCCGGAGGGCCGCAAGGAGCGGCGCCGGAACAAAGAGAAGGTCCAGGCGATGGAACGCCTGGCCGCCGAGCGCAAGGCCGCCCTGGCCGAGGAGGGTGACGAGGGAACGGCTTAG